One Lysinibacillus sp. OF-1 DNA segment encodes these proteins:
- a CDS encoding YebC/PmpR family DNA-binding transcriptional regulator produces MGRKWNNIKEKKASKDQSTSRINAKFGREIYVAAKSGEPDPESNRALKVVLERAKTYSVPKHIIEKAIDKAKGGGDENFDELRYEGFGPAGTMIIVDALTNNVNRTASDVRAAFGKNNGNMGVSGSVAYMFDSTAVIGLEGKTADEVLEILMEADLDARDILEEDDAVIIYAEPDQFFATQEALKAAGVAEFTVAELSMLPQTEVALTGDDVAKFEKLIDALEDLEDVQNVFHNADLGE; encoded by the coding sequence ATGGGTCGTAAGTGGAACAACATTAAAGAAAAGAAAGCGTCTAAAGATCAAAGCACAAGCCGTATTAATGCAAAATTCGGGCGAGAAATTTATGTGGCAGCTAAATCAGGCGAACCAGATCCAGAGTCAAACCGTGCACTTAAAGTAGTGCTCGAACGCGCAAAAACATACAGTGTTCCAAAACATATTATAGAAAAAGCCATCGATAAAGCAAAAGGTGGCGGCGATGAAAACTTTGATGAATTACGTTATGAAGGCTTTGGACCAGCCGGCACAATGATTATTGTGGATGCTTTAACAAACAATGTGAATCGTACAGCATCAGATGTTCGTGCGGCATTTGGTAAAAATAACGGGAACATGGGTGTCAGTGGATCTGTCGCTTATATGTTCGATTCAACTGCAGTTATTGGCTTAGAAGGTAAAACGGCTGATGAAGTACTTGAAATTTTAATGGAAGCAGATCTTGATGCTCGCGATATTTTAGAAGAGGATGACGCGGTTATTATTTATGCGGAGCCAGATCAATTCTTTGCGACACAAGAAGCGTTAAAGGCTGCAGGGGTTGCAGAATTTACAGTAGCAGAGCTTTCTATGCTACCTCAAACAGAAGTTGCCTTAACTGGCGATGATGTAGCTAAGTTTGAAAAACTAATCGATGCATTAGAAGATTTAGAGGATGTACAAAATGTCTTCCACAATGCAGATTTGGGCGAATAA
- a CDS encoding low molecular weight protein-tyrosine-phosphatase, whose product MIRVLFVCLGNICRSPMAEAVMRELVEKEHLGDKIEVDSAATSSWHIGEPPHQGTLDKLRENGISTTGMQGRQLQRADFEKFAYIIGMDESNIRNIRTMLGDPRSPKIFRFLDLTEHRKDVPDPYYTGDFQETYDLVQEGCQALLAKIKQELL is encoded by the coding sequence ATGATTCGAGTACTTTTCGTTTGCTTAGGTAATATTTGTCGCTCTCCCATGGCAGAAGCCGTCATGCGAGAGTTAGTAGAAAAAGAGCATTTAGGAGATAAAATTGAAGTGGATTCTGCTGCCACAAGTTCATGGCATATTGGTGAACCTCCACATCAAGGTACATTGGATAAGCTTAGAGAAAATGGTATTTCCACAACAGGCATGCAAGGTCGACAATTACAAAGGGCTGATTTTGAAAAATTCGCTTATATTATCGGTATGGATGAAAGCAATATTCGCAATATCCGAACGATGCTAGGCGATCCGCGCTCACCAAAGATTTTTCGTTTTCTAGATTTAACGGAACATCGCAAAGACGTCCCTGATCCATATTATACGGGTGATTTTCAAGAAACCTATGATTTAGTGCAAGAAGGCTGTCAGGCATTACTAGCAAAAATAAAACAAGAGCTGTTGTAA
- a CDS encoding lysophospholipid acyltransferase family protein — MYKLAANVVKVILKLMGSKARVYGEENLPKDGGYIIACTHTGYVDILNLGVAMYPREIHFMAKKQLFEMKGLGWLIERLNAFPVDRDNPGPSVIKIPSQLLKEGKIVGIFPSGTRSSEGTDLKQGAITIAQLAKAQIVPAAYVGARNAGDVMKRGKGYLIYGEPFYVTGKGKEGREQFTQHLEHELISLTEELQKRIAVK, encoded by the coding sequence GTGTATAAATTAGCAGCTAATGTTGTCAAAGTAATATTAAAATTAATGGGTTCAAAGGCTCGTGTATATGGAGAAGAAAACTTGCCAAAAGATGGTGGGTATATTATAGCTTGTACACATACAGGCTACGTTGATATTTTAAACCTTGGTGTAGCCATGTACCCTCGTGAAATTCACTTTATGGCGAAGAAGCAATTATTTGAAATGAAAGGGCTTGGCTGGCTTATTGAGCGTTTAAATGCCTTTCCGGTGGATCGTGATAATCCTGGACCAAGCGTGATTAAAATTCCTTCACAGTTATTGAAAGAAGGTAAAATTGTAGGGATTTTTCCCTCTGGTACTCGTAGCTCAGAAGGAACGGATTTGAAGCAAGGAGCGATTACGATTGCACAGCTAGCAAAGGCGCAAATTGTTCCAGCTGCATATGTTGGCGCGCGTAATGCTGGCGATGTAATGAAGCGTGGCAAAGGCTACTTAATCTATGGTGAGCCATTTTATGTAACAGGGAAAGGGAAAGAAGGTCGTGAGCAATTTACACAACATCTTGAACATGAGCTAATTTCTTTAACGGAAGAATTACAAAAACGTATTGCAGTCAAATAA
- a CDS encoding putative RNA methyltransferase, translating into MGALSKRAIAAALMEQSITLFACPVCQQSMHVYEQGRLVCPANHSFDIAKQGYVNMLTHSAASKYSKSLFESRKAVIDSGIYDAVEEKISKLIASAKTVLDTGCGEGSHLARIMTDIDNGIGVGIDIAKEGILAATRHYPQQIWCVGDLAKSPFAQESFDAILNILSPANYEEFKRLLAPDGCLVKVVPQSGYLQELRAQLYADSSKETYSNEQIVARFKDSFSEVIVERVTYTLPLAEELVPALLEMTPMGWHKKEETAIVLNEITIDVDLLVGKV; encoded by the coding sequence ATGGGAGCATTATCTAAACGTGCGATAGCGGCAGCATTAATGGAGCAATCTATCACACTATTTGCTTGTCCTGTATGTCAGCAATCGATGCATGTCTATGAGCAGGGAAGATTGGTTTGTCCTGCTAACCATTCTTTTGATATAGCTAAGCAGGGCTATGTCAACATGCTGACACATAGCGCTGCTTCTAAATATAGCAAAAGTCTTTTTGAATCTCGTAAGGCAGTGATTGATAGTGGGATTTATGATGCTGTAGAAGAAAAAATTAGTAAGCTTATAGCCTCTGCAAAAACAGTGCTTGATACTGGCTGTGGAGAAGGATCACATTTAGCTCGTATTATGACAGACATAGACAATGGCATCGGTGTTGGTATCGATATAGCAAAAGAGGGCATATTGGCAGCAACACGTCATTATCCACAACAAATTTGGTGTGTAGGTGATTTAGCCAAAAGTCCATTTGCGCAAGAAAGCTTTGATGCAATATTAAATATTTTATCGCCCGCAAATTATGAGGAATTTAAGCGTCTTCTTGCCCCAGATGGCTGTCTTGTAAAGGTTGTACCACAAAGCGGCTATTTACAGGAACTGCGTGCCCAATTATATGCAGATTCGAGCAAGGAAACATACTCTAATGAACAAATTGTTGCCCGTTTTAAAGATAGCTTTAGTGAAGTTATAGTAGAACGTGTAACCTATACTTTACCGCTTGCAGAAGAGCTTGTGCCGGCGTTATTAGAGATGACACCGATGGGCTGGCATAAAAAAGAGGAAACGGCCATTGTATTAAATGAAATTACGATTGATGTAGATCTATTAGTAGGGAAAGTTTAA